DNA sequence from the Mangifera indica cultivar Alphonso chromosome 18, CATAS_Mindica_2.1, whole genome shotgun sequence genome:
taaaacttagcttaggggcaaacttttagtttttaaggtttgggtggacaaagagattaaattttaatttatttttaatattataaatgaaataacgattttgcctttgaaactaataaacttaaccTCTCATGAGGTGGTGTTTGAGATTGTCAAagttaaaaagtgaaaacttatgaaaacatcatactttgagtgggaataagtcatttgggcTTAGTataacagtaaaattatgtgtatcaaCTTCTATTATACAATTCGTGTACAtcgataatgtgtcatcatgtgattgaaagattttaaattaaaaataaaacaatatttaatcacataataatataatatctatgtacacaaattatatatcaaaagtgaATCACATAGCAATGCTCTCAGTGTAAATGTCCAATCACTactaatctaaaaatttattatttaagcctctaaaaatattaaaactatatcCAACTTCAAAATATTGTGTTTTACTTAGTTTTTAGAGGTCCAACAACAATTTCTTAAACTATCCAatggaatattaaaaatttttaaagtttaaacacCCCCAGACCTTTTTGAATATCTAACCCCCTGAAAACTTCATTAAtacccaaaatattttaaaaaattaaatttcacccccaaatatgtcattttgaaaaacgaaaaataaaatagaaaagtttATGCAAAATCACTTTTATACCCTTTCACTTACTGAAAAACACTTTTATCTCtaattgacataaataatagttttttataaaaaaataaatttcgttagaaaaaaactaatgatattgcaaaataataattttatcattcattaaatttgaaaaaaattttcatatcaaacccaaagttttaaacaaaacatttaatatttaaaaaaaattaaaaatttacaaatcaatatttaaattttcaaattttcaaaaatatctaaccttttcaaaaatatctctaagtttttttttttttccaaattttcaaaatctcttaaaaatttcattatcacaTCTAaccttttcaaaaattataaatcactTTCAcacatacaattatatataaaataatggtgaaagaaaaacaaaataaattagttttaatgccatttaaatctttaaaaatttattttaaattttattaatttaaaatatttcttccatTTTAGGCAGCGGTTTCAACTTCGTCCAGTCTCGTCTCTCACAAATGCTTGTGAACCTGAGGAGGCTCTCGCTTTCAGTAAGACTCTTCTATTCTGAATCTGCACAAGCCTTAACTAGAACCCAACTGAACTCCTTAGTCCTCGCCCAATACTCCAATGGCCACTTCTCCAACCTCCTCCAAAACGTTGTCGCTTTACCCTCTGTTCTTCTCACTGCCTCCCTCAATATTAGCAAAGCCCACCACAATCTCCCTAAGTCCAACTACTTCTCAATTCTCGACATGGGTCGCGAGCTTATCGAAAACCGTTTCGATGTTCAGTCTTGTTGTGTCAAGCTGAGCAGGAAAGGTGAGCCTTTGGTTTTGCccaatttgaaattgaaagtcTTGATTGAAGCTGTTAGACTTGTATTAGAAATTGTTTATGATGAACGTTTTGTTACGTTTTCTTATGGGGGTCGTTTTAATATGGGAAGACACACGGCAATTAGATACCTTAAAAACTCGGTGAAAAATCCTAGTTGGTGGTTTGCTATATCGTTTAATCGTCAAAAGTTTGATAAACATAATGTCGACAAGCTGTGTCTATTTATGGGTGAGAAAATCAAGGATGAAatgttgattgatttgattaggAGGTTTTTGGATTGTGAAATAGTGAGAATTGAACTTGGTGGGTGCTATTTGGGCAGAGGGTTGCCTCAAGAGTGTGGCTTGTGTTTgattttacttaatatttacTTTGATTGTTTAGATAGAAAATTGCAAGAAGCACGTCTTCAAATAAATGAGAGGAATCCCAAGCTTAACTTGAATGAGCTTGGTTCTTCTTCCTGTGTTTATTACAAGCCACTGAAGATATATGCGGTTAGGTATTTGGATGAGATATTGGTGATTACTTCAGGTTCGAAAATGTTAACTATGGATTTGAAGAATgtggttttgaaatttttagagGAGAAATTGGAATTGAATGTTGATAGAGTGAAAACTGCAATTCATAGTGCGGTATTGGAGAAGATTGATTTTTTGGGAATGGAACTGCAGGCTGTACCACCTTCAGTTTTGCATCCCGTTTTGTCTGAAAAGGCAATGAGAGCTAGAAAGAAGTACCTTAGGCAGAAGGAAGTCAGAGCTCTGGAGTTGAGAAATGCACGTGAAAGGAATCGGAAGAAGTTgggtttgaaaatattgaataatgtttttaagAAGCTGAAGCATGGTAATgggttcaaatttgagtttcacATTGAAAATGAAGTCAAAGATATCTTCAGAACTTGGGCAGACGAAGTGGTTGAAGAATTTATGGGATCCTTAGAAGACCGTGGGCATTGGCATCGGATGCTTTCTAGAggtgattttctttctttgagaCACATAAGAGATCAATTGCCTGAAGACCTTGTTGATGCTTATGATCGATTTCAAGCACAAGTTGACAAGCATTTAACACCGGTCAAAGCCAGAAAGGCActggaggaagaagaaaggagatTGGAAGTGGAGGAGGAACAAAAGTATGCTGAGAGAACATTGGAAGATTTGACGAGGCTTTGTGTGAAAGTCTCTGCACCTATAAAGCTTGTTAGGAAGGCTGTTAAAATGGCTGGATTCACCAACAATATGGGTCGACCCAGACCAATCAGTTTACTTACTGCTCTTGAAGATACCGATATAATTAAGTGGTACGCAGGTGTGGGGAGAAGATggcttgaatttttttgttgctGTCACAACTTCAAGATGGTGAAAACTATTGTAACTTATCATCTTAGGTTCTCTTGTATTTTAACGCTAGCAGAGAAGCATGAATCCACCAAACTAGAAACAATTAGACACTTCTCGAAAGATTTGAAAGTCA
Encoded proteins:
- the LOC123202113 gene encoding nuclear intron maturase 3, mitochondrial, which translates into the protein MLVNLRRLSLSVRLFYSESAQALTRTQLNSLVLAQYSNGHFSNLLQNVVALPSVLLTASLNISKAHHNLPKSNYFSILDMGRELIENRFDVQSCCVKLSRKGEPLVLPNLKLKVLIEAVRLVLEIVYDERFVTFSYGGRFNMGRHTAIRYLKNSVKNPSWWFAISFNRQKFDKHNVDKLCLFMGEKIKDEMLIDLIRRFLDCEIVRIELGGCYLGRGLPQECGLCLILLNIYFDCLDRKLQEARLQINERNPKLNLNELGSSSCVYYKPLKIYAVRYLDEILVITSGSKMLTMDLKNVVLKFLEEKLELNVDRVKTAIHSAVLEKIDFLGMELQAVPPSVLHPVLSEKAMRARKKYLRQKEVRALELRNARERNRKKLGLKILNNVFKKLKHGNGFKFEFHIENEVKDIFRTWADEVVEEFMGSLEDRGHWHRMLSRGDFLSLRHIRDQLPEDLVDAYDRFQAQVDKHLTPVKARKALEEEERRLEVEEEQKYAERTLEDLTRLCVKVSAPIKLVRKAVKMAGFTNNMGRPRPISLLTALEDTDIIKWYAGVGRRWLEFFCCCHNFKMVKTIVTYHLRFSCILTLAEKHESTKLETIRHFSKDLKVINMEGIEEVYFPSEREVKMMGDKNLSDPKPVDGALSLALIRLAIHESSHSCAAHFCESTITTVYRVRLLQNDANVDPLDEDKWVKGVAVIHEALNKRCIPLCSDHINDLLLGRITLQDIDCALLVDEA